The Prevotella sp. E9-3 genome has a window encoding:
- a CDS encoding GatB/YqeY domain-containing protein, translating into MTLFDQISEDIKSAMKARDKVRLETLRNIKKVFLEAKTAPGANDTLADADALKIISKLAKQGKETAATYTQAGRQDLADAELAQVEVLESYLPKQLSQEEIETEVKKIIAEVGATSMKDMGKVMGTASKQLAGKADGRVISEIVKKLLA; encoded by the coding sequence ATGACTTTATTCGATCAGATTAGTGAGGACATCAAGTCCGCAATGAAGGCTCGCGACAAAGTGCGTCTGGAGACACTTCGCAACATCAAAAAAGTTTTTCTGGAGGCAAAAACGGCTCCAGGAGCCAACGACACATTGGCTGATGCCGATGCGCTGAAGATTATCTCCAAGCTGGCCAAGCAAGGTAAAGAAACTGCTGCAACCTACACACAGGCAGGTCGTCAGGACTTGGCCGATGCAGAGTTGGCTCAGGTGGAAGTCTTGGAAAGCTATCTGCCGAAGCAACTCTCTCAGGAGGAGATTGAGACAGAGGTGAAGAAGATTATCGCTGAAGTAGGAGCCACCAGCATGAAGGATATGGGCAAGGTAATGGGCACAGCCAGCAAGCAGTTGGCAGGAAAGGCCGATGGCCGAGTCATCTCTGAGATTGTAAAGAAGCTCCTGGCATAA
- a CDS encoding sugar-transfer associated ATP-grasp domain-containing protein gives MSLLKYLNQIYHELIERKEQKWDLRLQQLEVHNPKRLAGIGNVRLSEEQKREIDNFYLTNWGSKIDYTCHLTYYAYSGRFNKAFFPEQLYIPEFERYMNAYVRYNDVFNDKNVFSHIAKGLGIHTPEVIFSCSKGFIIDSSLNKCTEDVMIKSLAQEKEFFIKASVDSCGGSGCKYFTNKVPGASAEQEVRDLIQSFGNDYSVQRCIQCHPCLKTLHPQSVNTIRVMTYRWHGEILTVPAIVRLGIGTMQVDNASAGGIFVGVSDEGSMLPFAMNKYGKRYSEHPDSGIKFDGYRIDFIPQILEEAKRLHRAIPQIGVVNWDFAIGEDGDIILIEGNMRAGGIWVFQMAHGTAPFGDNTAEILQWTKKMKHLSLLQRIHHTFGD, from the coding sequence ATGTCATTACTTAAATATCTAAACCAAATATATCACGAACTCATTGAGCGTAAAGAACAGAAGTGGGATTTGCGCCTGCAACAACTTGAAGTTCACAACCCCAAAAGATTGGCTGGTATAGGCAATGTACGTCTCAGCGAAGAACAAAAAAGGGAGATAGATAATTTCTACCTTACCAACTGGGGCAGTAAAATAGACTATACGTGTCATCTAACCTATTATGCATACTCAGGCCGTTTCAATAAAGCATTTTTTCCGGAACAACTCTACATCCCGGAGTTTGAGCGCTATATGAACGCCTATGTCCGATATAATGATGTTTTCAACGATAAAAATGTATTCTCTCACATAGCCAAAGGTCTCGGGATACATACTCCTGAAGTCATTTTTTCTTGCTCTAAAGGATTCATAATCGACTCTTCACTAAACAAATGCACAGAAGATGTTATGATAAAGTCTCTAGCACAGGAAAAGGAATTCTTCATTAAGGCTTCCGTTGATTCATGTGGAGGTTCTGGTTGTAAATATTTCACAAACAAAGTTCCTGGCGCTTCGGCAGAACAAGAGGTTCGTGATCTCATCCAATCTTTTGGCAACGACTACTCTGTCCAACGCTGTATCCAATGCCATCCATGCCTTAAAACCTTGCACCCTCAGAGCGTCAACACCATCCGAGTAATGACCTATAGGTGGCATGGAGAAATCTTAACTGTACCTGCAATCGTGCGTCTCGGTATTGGAACCATGCAAGTGGACAACGCAAGCGCAGGCGGGATTTTTGTAGGCGTTTCTGATGAGGGTTCTATGCTGCCCTTTGCGATGAACAAATATGGGAAACGTTACAGTGAGCACCCAGACTCCGGCATTAAATTTGATGGATATCGCATCGATTTTATACCCCAAATCCTTGAAGAAGCAAAACGACTCCACAGGGCTATACCTCAAATCGGGGTAGTCAATTGGGATTTCGCTATAGGAGAAGATGGGGACATTATATTGATCGAAGGAAACATGAGAGCTGGAGGAATATGGGTATTTCAAATGGCGCATGGAACTGCTCCTTTTGGGGATAACACGGCAGAAATACTTCAATGGACTAAGAAAATGAAACACCTCTCTTTGCTTCAACGCATTCATCATACATTTGGTGATTAA
- a CDS encoding O-antigen ligase, with translation MQIKLNIQKIIPFLLMAFFSMHASMDFTAVDIQIASYALLALMLIGGFFLFYKIIREKTIAKHDLIFFLFVTIIAISSFIHGTDAKNWLYVSIDILLIRLAFYFYNSQIKYLILGLAFGFNIGLFAQLHQLITQPQMWLVPEAEKEITTYILGGNYNQMGLRILIALVVNFLCLKISKAFYFLLIPSILACVSIPVMVGSMTAATCIILFLLLCLIPSAYFRRTSVKILFFFIALFQILVCFSGKGIEHNEFAVWFVEDVLDKDITFTYRTHMWDSALRIIAESPLLGYGFPDKDWYLAHMTSFAIGPHNILLATLIYGGIIAFAIYLFLLMRSLINVASVHNFHGDCLLAAISISCLMMLMEVYPIPLVFCILTLADYYPQLNAQLTPQDES, from the coding sequence ATGCAGATTAAGCTAAATATTCAAAAAATAATACCATTTCTTTTAATGGCGTTTTTTTCCATGCATGCGTCAATGGATTTTACAGCTGTTGATATACAAATAGCCTCATATGCACTTTTAGCACTTATGTTAATTGGAGGCTTTTTCTTGTTCTACAAAATAATCCGAGAGAAGACTATAGCAAAACATGATTTGATATTTTTTTTATTTGTTACCATAATTGCTATCTCTTCATTCATCCATGGTACAGATGCCAAAAACTGGTTATATGTCTCAATTGACATTCTACTTATTCGATTAGCATTCTACTTTTACAATAGTCAGATAAAGTATTTAATACTTGGATTAGCTTTTGGCTTTAATATTGGACTATTTGCACAGCTACACCAGTTAATTACCCAACCACAAATGTGGTTAGTCCCTGAGGCAGAAAAAGAAATTACTACCTATATATTAGGTGGTAACTACAATCAGATGGGCTTACGCATATTAATAGCCCTTGTTGTTAATTTTCTTTGTTTGAAAATCAGTAAAGCATTTTATTTTTTACTTATTCCATCCATTTTAGCTTGTGTCTCTATTCCTGTTATGGTAGGCTCCATGACTGCTGCTACTTGCATTATATTGTTTCTCCTTTTATGTCTTATTCCTTCAGCATACTTTCGTAGAACAAGTGTTAAGATATTGTTTTTTTTTATTGCTCTTTTCCAGATTCTCGTGTGTTTCTCAGGAAAAGGTATTGAACATAACGAATTTGCCGTTTGGTTTGTTGAAGATGTTTTAGACAAGGATATTACATTCACATATCGTACTCACATGTGGGATTCTGCACTCCGCATCATTGCCGAATCCCCTCTGTTGGGCTATGGCTTTCCTGATAAGGACTGGTATCTTGCCCACATGACCTCCTTTGCTATCGGTCCGCACAATATTCTTTTAGCCACGCTTATCTATGGTGGTATTATTGCCTTTGCTATTTATTTATTTTTATTGATGCGTTCATTAATTAATGTTGCCAGTGTCCATAACTTCCACGGAGATTGTCTGCTTGCCGCAATATCAATTTCCTGCTTGATGATGCTCATGGAAGTATATCCTATACCTCTTGTTTTTTGTATATTAACCCTTGCCGATTATTATCCGCAACTAAACGCTCAATTAACTCCCCAAGATGAATCCTAG
- a CDS encoding chain-length determining protein produces MEQKQNERIIDLTKVAHTLWTKRCLFYKVWAWTFVLSCIWIFPQPRYYTCEVELAPEMSGEDVGGGLSSIASSFGVNLGGLTSRDAIYPELYPELFESPEFVFGLYGIQIKTMGGKDEESLQTDYYTYIRKYQKKNWLLFPLNWIKSSVSSLISPKEPSSDNFADINPAMMSYSDYMLMNSVMEKISCTVDKKNSVITISVTDQDPLVCTFMADSVKAHLQDFIIRYRTSKAKEDLVHYQQMRDSAEIEYDKATEKYNGYCDSHMNTVLQTYQSDRDKLKNDMMLKQNTLTAMETQLQTSKVKLQEKTPAFTTLKSATAPVKPAGPKRMIFVAMMLVLSSVILSVWLTRKDIF; encoded by the coding sequence ATGGAACAAAAGCAAAACGAACGTATTATCGACCTTACCAAAGTGGCTCACACACTTTGGACTAAGCGTTGTCTTTTCTATAAAGTATGGGCATGGACTTTTGTACTCTCCTGCATCTGGATTTTCCCCCAGCCCCGCTATTATACTTGTGAGGTAGAACTTGCTCCAGAAATGAGCGGAGAGGATGTTGGAGGCGGACTTTCTAGTATTGCCTCTTCGTTTGGGGTAAACCTTGGCGGTTTAACCAGTAGGGATGCCATCTATCCAGAACTCTATCCCGAATTGTTTGAGAGTCCAGAATTTGTTTTTGGGCTTTATGGCATACAAATCAAGACGATGGGAGGAAAAGACGAAGAAAGCCTTCAGACAGACTACTACACTTATATTAGGAAGTATCAAAAAAAGAATTGGCTCCTATTCCCATTAAATTGGATAAAGTCGAGTGTTTCCAGTCTTATCAGTCCTAAGGAACCGTCTTCTGATAACTTTGCCGATATTAACCCTGCCATGATGAGCTACAGTGACTATATGCTGATGAACTCCGTTATGGAAAAAATTAGTTGTACTGTTGACAAGAAGAACAGTGTCATCACCATCAGTGTTACAGATCAAGACCCACTTGTTTGCACATTTATGGCCGACAGTGTAAAGGCACACCTGCAGGACTTTATCATCCGCTACCGTACCAGCAAGGCAAAAGAAGATCTAGTGCATTATCAGCAAATGCGCGATAGTGCCGAAATAGAATACGACAAAGCAACGGAAAAATACAACGGATATTGTGACAGTCATATGAACACCGTCCTTCAGACCTATCAAAGCGATCGTGATAAGCTGAAGAACGATATGATGCTGAAGCAGAATACCCTCACTGCTATGGAAACCCAGTTGCAGACCAGTAAAGTAAAGCTACAGGAGAAAACCCCTGCATTTACTACTCTGAAAAGTGCCACTGCACCTGTTAAGCCTGCAGGCCCCAAACGCATGATTTTTGTAGCAATGATGCTTGTTCTGTCCAGTGTAATATTATCTGTGTGGTTAACCAGAAAAGATATCTTCTAA
- a CDS encoding transcriptional regulator translates to MFPTLDPLLHSELRLAVMSLLINAEEAEFPYIKEQTEATAGNLSVQIDKLSAAGYIEVEKTFKGKKPCTLCRITPAGLKAFEEYVESLKSYLKL, encoded by the coding sequence ATGTTCCCAACATTAGACCCATTGCTGCACTCCGAGTTGCGACTGGCTGTGATGTCGCTGCTTATCAATGCCGAGGAGGCTGAGTTTCCCTATATTAAGGAACAAACGGAAGCTACGGCGGGCAATCTGAGTGTGCAGATAGACAAACTCTCGGCAGCGGGCTACATAGAGGTAGAGAAGACTTTCAAAGGCAAGAAGCCATGCACCCTCTGTCGTATCACCCCAGCTGGTCTGAAAGCTTTTGAGGAGTATGTTGAATCATTAAAGAGTTATTTGAAATTATGA
- a CDS encoding helix-turn-helix transcriptional regulator — protein sequence MIQNKLFRDSLAAIPEEQKAEFELSFGIAERMDEILKEKNISQRELARRLGKRESEVSRWLTGRHNFTTSTIAKIETALGSPLVQITR from the coding sequence ATGATACAAAATAAGTTATTTAGGGATAGTCTGGCTGCCATACCAGAAGAGCAAAAGGCAGAGTTTGAACTTTCCTTTGGCATCGCTGAGAGGATGGACGAGATACTCAAGGAGAAGAATATCTCCCAGCGTGAACTGGCTCGTCGCTTAGGCAAGCGGGAGTCGGAAGTGTCGCGTTGGTTGACGGGCCGGCATAATTTCACAACCAGTACTATCGCCAAAATTGAGACCGCACTTGGTTCACCTTTAGTACAGATTACCCGTTAA